The following are encoded in a window of Desulfopila inferna genomic DNA:
- a CDS encoding potassium channel family protein, which translates to MKTLPAQLLFFFHHETTRRNFSTLWKFFGFLIFIICFYTVIFHVLMMYEGREYSWISGLYWTLTVMSTLGFGDITFHTDLGRLFSMLVLFSGVVLLLILLPFVFIQFFYTPWLEAQQKARTPRELPDDIRDHVIITSVDPITTRLIERLIRQNIPYVIVTSDLQQANELLDQGFKVVVGGADMPKTWERLRIDTAALVVVTNDDLTSTNFCFTIREVNEEVPIITSADQEHSIDILQFSGNTSVFQFTRMLGESLAKRTLGLGRTTNVIGRFGELIISEMPARDSGMAGKTLAEMRIRQLTGVTVIGILEKGKFKVSTPQTIITDKAILMLAGTNQQLNAFDELFTVNYTQEPDEAQVLILGGGRVGQTAAEILTSHNISYNMIEKRSTLAKKSVNRNIIIGDAADLNTLKTAGLETAKSVIVTTHSDEMNIYLTFYCRQLRNDIQIISRSILERNVTKLHMAGADQVMSFASLGAGKIFQHFKPDEISLFTEGPVVFNRKAGKRFLGKTILNSGIREKAGSSIIAIRRGDRLLVSPEPDTTLQENDEMYAIGTAENEELFMSL; encoded by the coding sequence ATGAAAACCCTGCCGGCTCAACTGCTTTTTTTCTTCCACCACGAAACCACCAGACGGAATTTTTCCACCTTGTGGAAATTTTTCGGATTCCTGATTTTTATCATCTGCTTTTATACGGTAATCTTCCATGTTTTGATGATGTATGAAGGTCGCGAATATAGCTGGATAAGCGGGCTCTACTGGACGCTGACCGTGATGTCCACCCTGGGATTTGGCGATATTACCTTCCATACGGATCTGGGACGGCTCTTTTCCATGCTGGTGCTTTTTTCCGGCGTAGTTTTGCTGCTGATTTTGCTTCCATTCGTTTTCATCCAGTTTTTTTATACCCCATGGCTGGAAGCCCAGCAAAAAGCCAGAACTCCACGGGAATTGCCGGATGATATCAGGGACCATGTCATTATTACCAGTGTCGATCCGATTACCACCCGCCTTATTGAAAGACTAATCAGACAGAACATTCCTTATGTTATCGTCACGTCGGATCTGCAGCAGGCAAACGAACTCCTTGATCAGGGCTTTAAGGTGGTTGTCGGAGGAGCGGATATGCCCAAGACCTGGGAGCGCCTGAGGATTGATACGGCAGCGTTGGTGGTGGTGACCAATGATGACCTGACCAGCACGAATTTCTGTTTTACTATACGGGAGGTTAACGAAGAGGTACCGATTATTACCAGTGCCGACCAGGAACATTCGATTGACATCCTCCAATTTTCCGGCAACACCAGTGTCTTCCAGTTCACCAGGATGCTGGGCGAATCCCTGGCTAAAAGGACACTGGGATTGGGCAGGACGACCAATGTCATCGGTCGGTTTGGCGAACTCATTATCTCTGAAATGCCGGCCAGGGACTCCGGAATGGCAGGAAAAACCCTGGCGGAAATGCGTATCAGGCAACTGACCGGAGTGACCGTTATCGGCATCTTGGAAAAAGGGAAATTCAAGGTCTCCACCCCGCAGACTATCATCACCGATAAGGCAATCCTGATGCTTGCCGGTACAAATCAGCAGCTTAACGCCTTTGACGAACTGTTCACGGTAAATTACACCCAGGAACCGGATGAGGCACAGGTCCTTATTCTAGGGGGAGGCCGCGTCGGGCAGACGGCTGCCGAAATTCTGACCAGTCATAATATCAGTTATAACATGATTGAAAAAAGGTCGACCCTGGCCAAGAAATCGGTAAACCGAAATATCATAATCGGTGATGCGGCTGATTTGAATACCTTGAAAACAGCTGGACTCGAAACCGCCAAGTCGGTGATCGTGACGACACACAGCGATGAGATGAACATCTACCTTACCTTTTATTGCCGTCAGCTGCGCAATGACATCCAGATAATCAGCAGATCCATACTGGAGCGCAATGTCACCAAACTGCACATGGCCGGTGCCGATCAGGTAATGTCTTTTGCCTCGCTCGGGGCTGGAAAGATCTTTCAGCACTTCAAACCGGACGAGATTTCTCTCTTCACAGAAGGTCCTGTCGTTTTTAACAGAAAGGCCGGAAAGCGCTTCTTGGGAAAAACAATCTTAAACAGCGGTATTCGCGAAAAAGCGGGGAGCAGCATCATCGCAATACGGCGGGGCGACCGTCTCCTTGTCAGTCCCGAGCCGGATACCACTCTTCAGGAAAATGACGAGATGTATGCCATCGGCACAGCGGAAAATGAAGAGCTCTTCATGAGCTTATAG
- a CDS encoding DUF3943 domain-containing protein yields MILLRQLTGNMLSIFIILFSFSSVESKEIDVATPVKYTALLMAVEFATIYTFDLADNSVSSSSFEEAFRNPTPKKDDDKFFTNYVLHPLMGSETYLRAREGNFGVPGSIAFSMGASITWEYLIESWVVHPSTQDLLVTTGVGWLIGELRYQLKQSNKEKGRSNFWIDPIWTTLEYLDFSLTRNGRETVPVFGVKFAL; encoded by the coding sequence ATGATACTCTTGAGACAACTTACCGGTAACATGCTCTCCATATTTATTATCCTCTTTTCTTTCTCTTCAGTCGAATCGAAAGAAATCGATGTGGCCACACCGGTGAAGTACACCGCCCTGTTGATGGCAGTTGAATTTGCCACGATCTACACCTTCGATCTGGCAGACAATTCGGTGAGTTCTTCGAGTTTCGAGGAAGCCTTCAGAAATCCCACACCCAAGAAGGATGATGATAAATTCTTTACCAATTATGTACTCCATCCGCTCATGGGATCCGAGACCTATTTGCGGGCAAGAGAGGGGAATTTTGGTGTTCCGGGCTCGATCGCTTTCAGTATGGGGGCGTCGATCACCTGGGAATACCTCATTGAGTCCTGGGTGGTTCATCCTTCAACGCAGGACCTTCTGGTTACCACCGGTGTCGGCTGGCTTATCGGTGAACTCCGCTACCAGTTGAAACAAAGCAATAAAGAGAAAGGCAGAAGCAATTTTTGGATTGATCCCATATGGACTACCCTCGAATACCTTGATTTCAGCTTAACCAGGAATGGGAGAGAAACGGTGCCTGTCTTCGGAGTAAAGTTTGCTCTGTAA
- a CDS encoding cupin domain-containing protein: MAFWYLLGSQLEEFRPGVLSKAEIGDDLIMACMHIAAGEEDSGHSHHFDQCGVVLEGRLEMFIGKDRQLLKKNDCYFIPSGERHGWKTFDEPARILDVSAKQVTE, encoded by the coding sequence ATGGCTTTTTGGTATTTATTGGGTTCGCAGTTGGAAGAATTTCGTCCGGGAGTCCTGAGCAAGGCCGAAATAGGAGATGATCTGATAATGGCTTGCATGCATATCGCGGCCGGAGAAGAGGACAGCGGTCACAGTCATCATTTTGATCAATGCGGTGTTGTTCTGGAAGGTCGGCTGGAAATGTTCATAGGCAAGGACCGTCAATTGCTTAAGAAGAACGACTGTTATTTTATCCCTTCAGGCGAGCGCCACGGCTGGAAAACCTTCGATGAACCGGCCAGGATCCTGGATGTATCTGCAAAACAGGTCACTGAATAA
- a CDS encoding family 1 encapsulin nanocompartment shell protein: MDILKKDLAPLTKKAWEEINEEAKKIFSSLLSARRFVDVAGPKGIDYASVPLGKLDIPENGEEDGIKCGIHQVMPLVELRVPFLLDIWELDNLERGAKDINLDNLEEAAQKMSRFEETTIYKGFDKASIKGLIDGSAHDSLNYPDNTEELLQVISRAMTMLGNASVEGPYTLVVSNEKWQNISGIYKGYPLKKQIERLLGGAIIRSPFIDNGYVVSARGGDFEMTIGQDIAIGYEQHDTKTVQLFFTESFTFRVLDDRAVVSFI, encoded by the coding sequence ATGGATATTCTAAAAAAAGATCTGGCTCCGTTAACTAAAAAAGCCTGGGAAGAAATTAATGAAGAGGCAAAAAAAATATTTAGTTCCTTGCTTTCCGCCAGGAGATTTGTTGATGTCGCAGGCCCCAAGGGTATTGATTATGCATCGGTACCGTTAGGAAAATTAGATATCCCCGAAAATGGAGAGGAAGATGGAATCAAGTGCGGTATTCATCAGGTGATGCCCCTGGTGGAACTGCGGGTCCCTTTTCTCCTGGATATCTGGGAACTGGACAATCTTGAGCGTGGAGCAAAAGATATAAATCTTGATAATCTGGAGGAGGCTGCACAGAAGATGTCGAGATTTGAAGAAACAACTATTTATAAAGGTTTTGATAAAGCTTCGATTAAAGGGCTGATCGACGGCAGCGCCCATGATTCGCTTAATTATCCTGACAACACCGAAGAGCTTCTGCAGGTAATTTCCAGGGCAATGACCATGTTGGGCAATGCCTCTGTTGAAGGCCCCTACACCCTGGTTGTCAGCAATGAGAAATGGCAGAATATTTCAGGTATATATAAAGGATACCCTCTGAAAAAACAGATTGAAAGGCTGCTGGGAGGGGCAATAATCAGAAGTCCTTTTATCGATAACGGTTATGTGGTTTCTGCACGAGGAGGTGATTTTGAAATGACAATCGGGCAGGATATCGCTATCGGCTATGAGCAGCATGATACCAAAACCGTACAATTGTTTTTCACGGAGTCATTTACTTTCAGAGTCCTGGATGACCGTGCTGTCGTCAGCTTTATATGA
- a CDS encoding encapsulin-associated ferritin-like protein: protein MSEYHEPAEELTHETKDFSRALNSLKEEIEAINWYQQRYDVAQDEELKAILAHNRDEEIEHACMALEWLRRNMDGWDEELRTYLFQEGNIASLEEKKEKGEIGNDEVPLKSSDLNIGKIK from the coding sequence ATGTCAGAATATCATGAACCGGCCGAAGAATTAACTCATGAAACCAAGGATTTTTCCAGAGCTCTAAACAGTCTAAAGGAAGAAATTGAAGCGATTAACTGGTATCAGCAGCGATACGATGTTGCCCAGGATGAAGAGTTGAAAGCCATTTTAGCTCATAATCGCGATGAGGAAATCGAGCATGCATGCATGGCCCTTGAATGGCTTAGGAGAAATATGGATGGATGGGATGAAGAACTGAGAACCTATTTGTTTCAGGAAGGAAATATTGCCTCGTTAGAAGAAAAAAAGGAAAAAGGGGAGATTGGCAACGATGAGGTTCCTCTAAAGTCAAGTGATCTGAATATAGGGAAAATCAAATAG
- a CDS encoding putative sensor domain DACNV-containing protein, translating into MGVHEQAVFILPGSIMGTSAFQLSEHFIDQLWQKIAGRQQDKDEADASIFHSVFLSGNIPTKEHLTSIIEVSYWASFATEEGNSVTASLILREAEHTPDTFCFDTPLDFSDRTLVKLGPALENPKTDIGVWPDESGFLRIWGFTSARHELIKPDFWVQILGPGLILVLYSGRSLAAVTGNQAVFLDQNVAMQSLMPKISAQAKTSDLRLLNLLRYNALLKIAQQMRAHGRGGTVLVVPENNNWKPSIKSPIKYTGGANFLDADIMPGPALANDSPGLDQISHLIDEMSLPQQKDWIGSWQQVQQQCNRIARLTAVDGALVMTFDRFVYCFGAKITPLNLMVSSSQLRLVNPFEDYTEGLGRFSSLSGTRHQSAAQFAHDQPGSIAIAASQDGNVTFFTRDSQSDTTIALQHAELILLHEGLVGSLWNLSIFTELGWFAREEDGKKGKNYLSAVISWMKTTLQRE; encoded by the coding sequence ATGGGTGTGCATGAGCAGGCCGTATTCATTCTTCCAGGGAGTATCATGGGCACATCCGCATTTCAACTCAGTGAACATTTCATCGACCAACTCTGGCAAAAAATAGCCGGCCGACAACAGGATAAGGATGAAGCCGATGCCTCGATTTTCCACAGTGTTTTCCTCAGTGGGAATATTCCGACAAAGGAACATCTGACCTCGATCATAGAGGTATCGTATTGGGCGAGTTTTGCCACAGAGGAGGGAAATTCCGTGACTGCTTCTTTGATTCTCAGAGAAGCGGAACACACTCCGGACACCTTCTGTTTCGATACGCCCCTGGATTTTTCCGACCGGACGCTGGTGAAGCTCGGACCGGCTTTGGAAAATCCAAAAACCGACATCGGGGTCTGGCCGGACGAGTCCGGTTTTCTGAGAATATGGGGATTTACCTCCGCCCGACACGAACTCATCAAGCCTGATTTCTGGGTACAGATTCTCGGGCCCGGGCTTATTCTGGTCCTCTACAGCGGCCGCAGCCTAGCCGCGGTAACAGGGAACCAGGCGGTATTCCTGGACCAGAACGTGGCTATGCAGTCCTTGATGCCGAAGATTTCCGCACAGGCTAAAACCAGTGACCTCAGGCTTCTTAATCTGCTGCGCTACAACGCTCTTTTGAAAATAGCCCAGCAGATGCGGGCGCATGGGCGGGGAGGAACGGTACTGGTGGTTCCGGAAAACAACAACTGGAAACCTTCAATCAAGAGCCCGATCAAATATACCGGCGGCGCCAATTTTCTCGATGCAGACATCATGCCCGGACCGGCATTGGCGAACGACAGCCCCGGCCTCGACCAGATCAGCCACCTGATCGACGAAATGAGCCTGCCGCAGCAGAAGGATTGGATCGGGTCATGGCAGCAGGTCCAGCAACAATGTAACCGTATCGCCCGGTTGACAGCCGTGGATGGCGCCCTGGTCATGACATTTGACCGCTTCGTCTACTGTTTCGGAGCCAAAATCACCCCGTTGAACCTCATGGTCTCTTCTTCTCAGCTTCGGTTGGTGAATCCTTTTGAAGATTATACCGAAGGTCTCGGCAGGTTCTCCAGCCTTAGTGGCACCCGCCATCAATCCGCCGCCCAGTTTGCTCATGACCAGCCGGGCTCTATTGCCATCGCTGCCTCACAGGACGGCAATGTTACTTTTTTTACCCGTGACAGCCAGAGCGATACAACCATTGCCCTGCAGCATGCGGAGTTGATTCTATTGCATGAGGGGCTGGTCGGTTCCCTGTGGAATTTATCGATCTTTACGGAACTTGGCTGGTTTGCAAGAGAAGAAGACGGTAAAAAGGGTAAAAATTACCTCTCCGCAGTTATCAGCTGGATGAAAACGACTTTGCAGCGGGAATGA
- a CDS encoding NADP-dependent oxidoreductase: protein MTEELIVNRRIVLNSRPVGAPTADNFRLEESTVPKIPSGKILLRSLYLSLDPYMRGRMSDAPSYAPPVALGETMVGGTVSRVVASEHPDYRVGDLVLGYSGWQDYEITDGTGLTSLDAGMPRPSLALGILGMPGFTAYMGLLDIGRPEAGETVVVAAASGAVGSVVGQIAKLKGCRAVGIAGGPEKCSFVVDELGFDSCIDHHSDDFPQQLAAACPRGIDVYFESVGGAVFNAVLPLLNVRARIPLCGLIAHYNDTELPAGPDHLPLLTKTLLTKRIKMQGFIIFDDYGSRFDEFFKQMNTWFNEGKIKYREDIVDGFENAPQAFIGLLEGRNFGKMVVRVAEE, encoded by the coding sequence ATGACTGAGGAATTGATCGTCAATCGTAGAATTGTACTGAACTCGCGTCCGGTCGGAGCACCGACCGCCGATAATTTTCGTCTTGAAGAGAGCACCGTTCCCAAAATACCTTCCGGAAAAATCCTGCTGCGCAGCCTCTATCTCTCACTTGATCCTTATATGCGCGGCCGGATGAGCGATGCGCCGTCTTATGCCCCGCCGGTGGCGCTTGGTGAGACAATGGTTGGGGGAACCGTTTCCAGAGTCGTTGCTTCCGAGCATCCCGACTATCGAGTCGGCGACCTTGTCCTGGGATACAGTGGCTGGCAGGATTATGAGATTACAGATGGCACCGGGCTCACCAGTCTCGATGCCGGGATGCCCAGACCTTCTTTAGCCCTCGGGATTCTAGGAATGCCCGGTTTTACGGCATACATGGGCCTGCTCGACATCGGCCGGCCGGAAGCCGGCGAGACTGTAGTTGTTGCCGCCGCCAGTGGAGCAGTAGGTTCCGTAGTGGGGCAAATTGCCAAGCTTAAAGGCTGCCGTGCCGTCGGTATTGCCGGTGGTCCGGAGAAATGCAGTTTTGTCGTTGATGAACTCGGATTCGATTCCTGTATTGATCATCACAGCGATGATTTTCCCCAGCAGTTGGCCGCCGCCTGTCCGCGGGGCATCGATGTCTATTTTGAAAGTGTCGGTGGAGCGGTATTTAACGCTGTTCTGCCTCTGCTCAACGTCCGAGCCCGCATACCTCTGTGCGGGCTGATTGCGCACTATAACGATACAGAGCTTCCCGCAGGTCCCGATCACCTGCCATTGCTGACCAAAACGCTGCTCACCAAGCGCATCAAAATGCAGGGTTTTATCATCTTTGATGACTACGGCAGCCGTTTTGATGAGTTCTTCAAGCAGATGAACACCTGGTTTAACGAAGGCAAAATCAAGTATCGTGAGGATATCGTCGACGGTTTTGAAAATGCACCGCAGGCGTTTATCGGCCTGCTTGAAGGCAGGAATTTCGGCAAAATGGTTGTTCGGGTTGCGGAAGAGTGA
- a CDS encoding CBS domain-containing protein, protein MENVKVRELMIPMDQFPRISSKASLHEALSTLEKVQEAFLTEGAQQRILLVENTSGKVIGKISPIDIFRGLETKYTEVNYEENLRKFGLTYVWDSMQEDYNLWHSPFEDLCRKAGQVHVKDFVNVPSNGQLVNTENKLSKCFHLFVINRHDALFVKEDEEFVGMLLFADVFSKVSQAIKTCSF, encoded by the coding sequence ATGGAAAACGTCAAAGTGCGGGAGCTCATGATACCAATGGATCAATTCCCAAGAATATCCTCAAAGGCCTCTCTGCACGAGGCACTTTCAACTCTTGAGAAGGTGCAGGAAGCATTTTTGACAGAAGGCGCTCAACAACGAATCCTGCTGGTCGAAAATACCAGTGGCAAGGTCATCGGCAAAATTTCACCCATTGATATATTTCGTGGACTGGAAACAAAGTACACGGAAGTAAATTATGAGGAAAACCTCCGCAAATTCGGCCTCACCTATGTATGGGATTCGATGCAGGAAGATTATAACCTATGGCATAGCCCGTTTGAGGATCTCTGCCGTAAAGCCGGACAGGTTCATGTCAAGGACTTCGTCAACGTTCCATCCAATGGTCAACTGGTCAATACCGAGAATAAACTTTCCAAATGCTTCCATCTCTTCGTCATAAACCGACATGACGCCCTGTTTGTAAAAGAAGATGAAGAATTTGTCGGAATGCTGCTCTTTGCCGATGTCTTTTCAAAAGTTTCACAAGCAATCAAAACATGCTCTTTTTAA
- the sugE gene encoding quaternary ammonium compound efflux SMR transporter SugE, which translates to MNWLILVIAGLFEVGWAVGLKYSEGFTRLWPTVGTVFAMVVSFVLLGVAMRSLPVGTAYAVWVGIGAVGTVILGIILFGDSADPLRLVSIGFICVGIIGLKLAHV; encoded by the coding sequence ATGAATTGGCTAATTCTAGTCATAGCAGGTTTGTTTGAGGTTGGTTGGGCTGTAGGTCTCAAATACAGTGAAGGTTTTACACGATTATGGCCTACCGTTGGTACGGTGTTTGCGATGGTCGTAAGCTTTGTGTTGCTGGGAGTCGCGATGAGATCTCTGCCGGTTGGAACGGCTTATGCAGTCTGGGTGGGCATTGGTGCAGTGGGGACCGTGATCCTTGGGATCATCCTGTTTGGGGATTCAGCGGATCCGCTGAGGTTGGTGAGTATTGGCTTTATATGTGTCGGTATTATTGGCCTCAAGCTTGCTCATGTTTAA
- a CDS encoding glutamate synthase-related protein, giving the protein MSYSPRLSSGFTMAKNRSAFISPQSGMCSLCTQDCSGTCEVAQASVLGAQTVYPTTTGNNQIASEKDYPIDFSHFNINGRVFGAQGVYETCDEATIFNVELERSYGFYNTVKMTMPVILPALIKLNWQDYFAGAAMAGVTCVIGEHARNNEPNLKIDRGQVTDFPLLEKALGCFAEYDRGYGQIVLQCNVDDDLLGVPKIAIKKYGTKAIEIKFGQGAKGTQPAIRLKNLETALVKQRQGNLVHPDPSDPLVQKAYEDGICPNFYTYGRLPLWTETSLMDHIAMLRDIGADNIYFKMAGYDKADIEEVIRIACKAKVDMITFDGAGGGSGYSPSKMMNEWSLPTICLEDAVVRICKKLHSEGCRLPAMVMTGGFASEDQVFKGLAYGDGHVQGIGLCRASMAAAMTGKTIGEQIQKGQVPERFKPYGSTIEDIFCDLPDLRAIYGTQANTFSTGAIGVFSYLNKIAFGLRHFAALNRKFNLDLLDKSDIIPLTSEARALMDNKWFVR; this is encoded by the coding sequence ATGTCATACTCACCGAGATTAAGTTCTGGATTTACCATGGCCAAAAACAGGAGCGCGTTTATCTCTCCGCAGTCGGGAATGTGCTCATTGTGCACGCAGGATTGCAGCGGTACATGCGAGGTGGCACAGGCATCGGTACTGGGGGCGCAGACGGTTTACCCGACCACGACAGGCAATAATCAAATTGCATCGGAAAAAGATTACCCGATTGATTTTTCCCATTTCAATATCAACGGTCGGGTGTTCGGCGCGCAGGGAGTTTACGAGACCTGCGATGAAGCCACCATTTTCAATGTTGAACTGGAACGATCCTATGGTTTTTACAACACGGTTAAGATGACCATGCCCGTTATCCTGCCTGCCTTGATCAAGCTTAACTGGCAAGACTATTTTGCCGGAGCGGCAATGGCCGGTGTGACCTGTGTCATAGGGGAACATGCCAGGAACAATGAACCGAATCTGAAAATTGATCGGGGACAGGTAACGGATTTTCCATTGCTGGAAAAAGCCCTTGGCTGCTTTGCTGAATATGACAGAGGGTATGGGCAGATTGTCCTGCAGTGCAATGTGGATGATGATCTGCTGGGTGTGCCGAAAATCGCCATAAAAAAATATGGGACCAAAGCCATTGAGATCAAATTCGGGCAGGGCGCTAAAGGAACCCAGCCGGCCATACGCTTAAAAAACCTTGAAACCGCGCTTGTCAAACAGCGGCAGGGAAATCTGGTGCATCCGGACCCCAGTGATCCATTGGTCCAGAAAGCGTACGAAGACGGGATCTGTCCCAATTTCTACACCTATGGCAGACTGCCTTTGTGGACCGAGACATCCTTGATGGACCATATTGCCATGTTAAGGGATATCGGCGCTGACAACATTTATTTTAAGATGGCGGGATACGACAAGGCGGATATCGAAGAGGTGATCCGGATCGCCTGTAAGGCGAAAGTGGATATGATCACATTTGACGGCGCAGGAGGTGGTTCCGGCTACAGTCCGTCAAAGATGATGAACGAATGGTCATTGCCCACAATCTGTCTCGAGGATGCAGTGGTCCGCATTTGTAAAAAACTGCACTCTGAAGGATGCCGTTTGCCTGCCATGGTGATGACCGGTGGATTTGCCAGTGAGGATCAGGTATTCAAAGGTTTGGCATACGGCGATGGTCATGTCCAGGGAATCGGGCTGTGCCGGGCATCCATGGCCGCTGCCATGACCGGTAAAACCATTGGTGAACAAATACAAAAAGGACAGGTGCCGGAAAGATTCAAACCCTATGGTTCAACCATTGAAGACATTTTCTGTGATCTTCCTGACTTGCGTGCCATATACGGCACTCAGGCAAATACATTTTCCACGGGGGCGATCGGGGTTTTTTCCTATCTCAACAAGATCGCCTTCGGATTAAGGCACTTTGCCGCCTTGAACCGGAAGTTCAACCTGGACCTTTTAGACAAAAGTGACATTATCCCTCTGACATCGGAAGCAAGAGCTCTGATGGATAATAAGTGGTTTGTGCGGTGA